A single Polyodon spathula isolate WHYD16114869_AA chromosome 6, ASM1765450v1, whole genome shotgun sequence DNA region contains:
- the zbtb24 gene encoding zinc finger and BTB domain-containing protein 24, whose protein sequence is MEKPLQDLAATAFVLYSKDHKDTILSKFEEHRKKDFLCDITLIVEDVHFKAHKVILAASSEYFSVMFASEGQVGQSFYMLEGMAAETFRAVLDFVYTGQVSVMQRTAEQILAMAQILKISDLVKAYTEYENDSTVKNMETTTEQNSSENNTEQDVKPKRKRGRPRKNYRPAGGEEATETAATKSGETLEKETTAQVILANGDTESTTQETSNETLQTEELADSETHPDLPEDKDEDYDPKKEGRLVYRSRYSNRKIKTSVKLKGFRLEEDQSERWEPGKRGRKRKYPDTEPRCEDCGKIFKNHLFLTIHQRTHTGERPYKCVECGKGFSQKHTLVVHQRMHTGERPYICTVCCKALSTKHSLVEHMSLHTEQKSFSCDQCGKSFSQKRQLKSHCRVHTGKPLPECAHCNRRFMDAAQLKKHLRTHTGEKPFTCEICGKCFTAKSTLQTHIRIHRGEKPYVCSVCSKSFSDPSAKRRHAASHSGKKPFSCSLCNVTFARLDNLKAHTKTHNKERPTELAESSAGVEEVRSILQLQEYQLPTSGEQEIQLVVTNEVDSINFLPGQSQEISIITADGSQNMTPEQASGLTLLTQPSQHVQNLALVTQGEQAEQIQTISVMEGQVGAGQPEQMHVITLTKETMEHLQVHHGPPQHLQIMQTPSQPVHAMQDSAQQIHISQEPPAQQLQMNREQQGQAIHISGQTAQPISISQTTQQIPKHQIQGQTFQIQAGTVSYLYTTNLTTQD, encoded by the exons ATGGAAAAGCCGTTACAAGACCTTGCAGCCACTGCATTTGTCCTTTATTCCAAAGACCACAAAGACACTATATTGAGTAAATTTGAGGAGCACCGGAAGAAGGATTTCTTGTGTGACATCACCCTGATAGTGGAAGATGTTCATTTCAAGGCCCACAAAGTAATACTGGCTGCCAGCAGTGAGTATTTTTCAGTGATGTTTGCCAGTGAAGGCCAGGTGGGTCAGTCCTTCTACATGTTGGAAGGGATGGCAGCAGAAACATTCAGAGCAGTGCTGGACTTTGTCTACACTGGCCAGGTCTCTGTCATGCAGAGGACCGCAGAGCAGATCCTGGCGATGGCCCAGATCTTAAAGATCAGCGACCTGGTAAAAGCCTACACAGAGTACGAAAACGATAGCACTGTCAAAAACATGGAAACCACAACAGAGCAGAACAGCAGCGAGAATAACACCGAGCAGGATGTGAAGCCCAAACGCAAAAGAGGGAGACCAAGGAAAAACTACAGGCCTGCTGGTGGGGAAGAGGCAACAGAAACTGCAGCTACCAAGTCAGGTGAGACACTGGAAAAGGAAACCACAGCACAAGTCATATTAGCAAACGGGGACACTGAGTCCACCACCCAGGAGACTTCAAATGAAACACTTCAAACTGAGGAGCTAGCTGATTCAGAGACTCACCCAGACCTCCCTGAGGATAAAGACGAGGATTACGACCCGAAAAAGGAGGGCAGGCTGGTATATCGCAGTCGCTATAGTAACCGAAAGATAAAAACGTCAGTCAAGCTGAAGGGGTTCCGGCTGGAGGAGGACCAGTCAGAGAGGTGGGAACCTGGGAAGCGGGGGAGGAAGAGGAAATATCCGGACACAGAACCGCGCTGTGAAGACTGTGGAAAGATCTTCAAGAATCATCTCTTTTTAACTATCCATCAAAGAACCCACACTG GAGAACGTCCATACAAGTGCGTTGAATGTGGGAAAGGGTTCTCCCAGAAGCACACCTTGGTGGTGCACCAGCGAATGCATACAGGAGAGAGGCCCTAcatctgtactgtgtgctgcaagGCTCTTTCTACAAAGCACTCGCTGGTGGAGCACATGAGCCTGCACACAG agcaGAAATCTTTCAGTTGTGACcagtgtgggaagagtttcagtcagaaGAGACAACTGAAGAGCCATTGTCGAGTACACACAG GTAAGCCTTTACCAGAGTGTGCACATTGTAACCGTAGGTTTATGGATGCTGCTCAGCTGAAGAAACATCTAAGAACACATACAG GTGAGAAACCATTTACGTGTGAAATCTGTGGCAAGTGTTTTACAGCAAAGAGCACCCTACAGACTCATATCCGAATCCACAG aggagagaaaccatatGTGTGCAGTGTCTGTAGCAAGTCATTCTCAGACCCAAGTGCCAAGAGGAGACATGCAGCCTCCCACTCTGGAAAGAAGCCTTTCTCCTGCTCCCTCTGTAATGTAACTTTTGCACGCCTGGACAACCTGAAGGCTCACACGAAGACCCACAACAAGGAGAGACCCACCGAGTTGGCAGAGAGCAGTGCAGGGGTCGAGGAGGTACGGAGCATTCTCCAGCTGCAGGAGTACCAGCTGCCAACTTCTGGGGAGCAGGAAATTCAGCTGGTGGTCACCAATGAGGTGGACAGTATCAACTTCTTGCCTGGTCAAAGCCAGGAAATAAGTATCATCACTGCTGACGGATCCCAAAACATGACTCCAGAGCAGGCATCTGGACTGACGCTTCTGACTCAGCCGTCACAGCATGTGCAGAATCTGGCCCTGGTCACGCAGGGAGAGCAGGCAGAACAGATACAGACCATCAGCGTCATGGAGGGTCAGGTAGGCGCAGGCCAGCCAGAGCAGATGCACGTCATTACTCTGACAAAGGAAACCATGGAGCACCTCCAGGTCCACCATGGGCCGCCCCAGCACCTGCAGATCATGCAGACACCTTCACAGCCCGTCCATGCCATGCAGGACTCAGCCCAACAGATCCATATCAGCCAAGAGCCTCCTGCTCAGCAGCTGCAGATGAACAGAGAGCAGCAGGGGCAGGCAATACACATCAGCGGACAGACAGCCCAGCCGATCTCCATCAGCCAGACGACCCAACAGATTCCCAAACATCAGATACAAGGGCAGACTTTTCAGATCcaggcagggactgtttcttaCCTCTACACCACAAATTTGACAACACAGGATTGA